CAAAATGGTAGTCGTGTCTGTAGGGAGGGGACAGGTTGATGAAACTGTCCAACGGGAGAGGAAGGCCTTCTCCATTCAGGAGGTCCGAGGACGAGAGAGGTGACAGGTCGAAGTGGTCGATGTCCCCCAGGCTGGAGAACAGGTCTCCCCCCAGGAGAGATTCTGTTGACGAAAGCaagaagtgtgaaaaaaaaaaagaaaaaagacaatggCACGGGAACGCAGCCAACCACTAAAGATGTTAGAGTTATGTTTAAGCACTGTTGTGAAACCGGTCGTTCCTGCTGAGAGATTGATCAACTTCTGAGATAActaaacatgtcaaaaaaaaaaaaaaaatcccgtCAGACGTGCAATGTAAGTACTGCAATTTAACCTGTCTGTCAATGTGGCTCAACTTTGTTGCTTTACACTTATTTAGTTAATTACTGGAGCAACATTTCAGCAGACAATAGCTaaacccaaagaaaaacaggGTCTTCCATGCTCTTTTTATATGTGGTTTCTGATCTATTTGGAACAccttataattttatttttgttttttaattttcaattttacaGCATTTCCATTGTAGAGGACATGATGATTTACTTCTGCCATTACAACCTGAAAGAGACATGAAAAATGAACAGGATCTGATGTTAACTTAAATATGCATTcagtttgaacaaaaacaaatgtagttGAAAGGAACCGTAAAGCGTGGTCATCTGGTTATGGTATGTTCGTATTCTCACACACCGTTCATTCGCCCCGCCTCGCCCCGCAGTGACCCTCTGTGTGTGCTGCTACTCAGCTAACCAAACACCCGACTCTCTGGGTAAACTCTGCAGTACATGTGGCTTTTTCCGCTTGTAAAGCACAAATCGCTGCTCATCTTAATctgatttgattgtttttggtcgttgttttctggaaaaacacagacagcACAGTCAGTAACATTGTTGTATATCATTGTTATCTAATGAAACGGATTTCTAGACTTGGTATTCTTATTATATAAGTGgggaaaatgaataaatccaaATGGGTACTTCTCAGCCTTTCCAGCTAGATCCTGTAGTTTTGATTTATTCCACTTTTGGGTTGGCTTCATGtcaatttcaaatttttataCTATTATAGAGCTCAGTTGAATTTTTTCATCCTTCTCTTTACTACTGTATTTCCCTGACAATAAGTCGCTCTGCAGTATAAATCTCACAAGtcaaaaaatgtgacaaaaaagaaaaacagcaaaacaaaataacagtgACTTTATTACTGTTATTCACTATTACTATACGGTACTTCCTTCTGGAAGATATGGTACTTGTGGTTTTAGTTCTCGTCACTCTTATACAGTTTCCTCTCCTGAGATCAGCCATGTTGACTTTGCTGTCGGTCTTTATCTTTTTGTGTGTAAGAAACGCCTGAGAGTGAACTCTCACCTGCATCCCCACCCAGCACCAGCGGCGAAGCCTCCTGCTGGGAGGCCGCCGTTACCGTGGACAAGGTGGACGCTGGAGAAGACACGCCATCGTCCAGCGCTGCTGCTCCGCTACGGGCCGAAGGTGGCGGTGGCTCGGCGGGTGGGGTGGGGAGTGGGGCGTGGGAGGGGTCAGAGGTGCTTTGAGACGGGCTGCCTCCTGTCACGGGGCTGCACACGCCAGAGCTGTCCTCTGGACAAAGGAAGACGTCTATGGGACCCTGCGTGCTCCTGAGCGACACCTGGTAGCCCTGAGAGAGACGGACGACATGAAGGAGCGTCGCTCAGTCAGGAGGAACTCACACACTGCAGCTCCATTACAAACATGTccaaactttgtcaatattccactaatgttggaaaaaaaaaaaacaattttgcaattgctgtgtttctacTAAATACGAAACAAAATTACAACTCACACGTGAAGAAGTTTGTTCACACCACTTGTGAAGCTTTTGATCGGCAAagagtattttttgttttttaaattggcgctaaattaagcaaatttatgttcaaaatgtcaaactgtggACTTGTAGGgtaaatggaaacgcagctactgaggCGGGTTTCCTCTGCCCTCACCTCGCTGGGCTCTGTGACTTGCATCTGGGTCTCTGGAGGAGCTCTGACCACCATGACTAGCTGGTCTGGGGAGTCGAATGACTGCCGCAGGTCCTGACAGCGCACGTAGCCCAGCCTGCTGGACGCAGCTGTTAAAGAGCTAACACTTCTGTTTGCAGGTTGACGTActttacaattttgttttctgattgttGCAGTGACTAAAATGACTAAAGCTTTATCTTTAGCACCACATGgttgtgcaaaaaatgttgaaattgcTGCATACAACCATAATAAAGACAGGATTTTAACagtatttaaattgaaaattacGTTTCCAAGTTCCTTCTTCTAccttatgcaaataaaatgccCTCCTGTGTTGTCACAGTGCAAAAGAAGAACTCCATATTGGTCATTCAAGTTAACATGAACTGTATAAGCAAACCATACAGaaatctcaaaagaaaaaaagcatgtgTTACTGTTTATCATTATGCATGCTTTGTCTTTCAAGAGATGCCTTTATCACAATTAGTTGAAAAtcgtctcaaaacaacaatattattatttatctcaATAATTTCTGGAACTATCTATTGTCCAGCTAAATGTGttgttgtgacaggcctaagtatgaatatttctgcaggTGTACAGTTGTCCAACCAACTGATGAATCAAACCTGGTCACTGAGACAGCATTCACTAGAAGCAGTAAAAGGATATTTCTTGTTCTGTGGTTCCTCTGTGAGCAGCCGCAGTTGCAGGGTGCATTTAGAGATGAGTTCGTCCAGCTGCTCCTCGGCCTCAGTCAGATCACACACCTCCCTCTGCAGCTCCTTGTGCCGGGACACCAGGCTGGCATCCATACGGTTGCCACTGCGGAACAACAGTTGGGTTAAAATTCAGAAGTTACTCCGGCAGTCTGGTTTGCTCCCACACTCACAGCCACTGGATGTTGTTCTTGGACTTCTTGGAGATGAGCTGGATTCCCTCCAGGACGTTAGTGATGTCATAGATGCGTCTCTTCTGGACATCCAGGACCTGGGAGGCCCAGTTCAGGTCCACCACGCCGTCGGCCGACTGCGACAGCAGGTTCAGGAAGCGCTTGGTGGTCAGGTTTAGGGACGTGTCGTATCGGGACTTCTCCGTCGAGCTTCGAGGaactttgcagaaaaaaaagaagatctAGGTTTACATTTCCTGTAGAATTCAAATTCTTTCAAAAAACATCCCCAAAAAAATTAATCCCAAATTAAACGTTGCAGCAACTCATATTAATTTAAGACTCTGATAGTgttgtgggcaggaaggatctcctgtagcagtctgtgttatagagaatttgaagaagcctctgactttTCTATGAAGAGGGAAGTGtcatgaagaggatgctcaGGATTAACAGAGGCTCCTGGTTTATTAAATGTTCTGCAAACTGAACCTCCATTTTAGGGCTCCTGCTCTCGAGTTCAACATTTTGCAAAATCCTCTTCCGAAATATTCCACCCCATTTCATCTGTTACATTACAACTTCAAACATTCGcctgtttgtttaattattaaacaCAAAGTAGGACACAACTATGATGTGGAAGGAAATTTTACCTCCATTGTTCTGACACCACTAATAAAATCCAGCGGAACGGATTGCCTACAGAAGTCATGTAATTACCAATAACATCCTATTCGTGAGTCATTTCATCTCAGTGTAAATCcagttgttctgtgaaggcctctgaGGAAACATTAGTGATTAAACAGCAAGATGAACATTAaggatgttttcacatctgatagtCCAGAAGACTCGGTTTGATTTGGAACCAAAATTataacatttgttccattttcagctgctgtgtttaTCTGCTGTATCAAATAAACCAAAGTGTTTGAAAACCTGTTCCTCCTCTGTCCTGTGGgagcgctgcaccaagaatcactgaaggaaacaacataaaaacctccaaagaaaaaagtgagaaCAACTTCCTtcattacaaaatgtaaaaaacaatggAATGATGTAAAATTTTAGCTGTTgctggatttctcttttgtctttggctaaagactgACTAGCTAGACTGacgtgtttgttttgattgtatttacccagaattccctctACTGTACtcaacttcctgcttttggagcagccTAAAAAAGAGCAGAGGAGTTAAAGCAGATATCTGAAGGAGCACTGCTCAGGTCATCATCTAAGAATGAAAACAgtactgcaaaaacaaagaagaaaaaaataaaataaataaaactgttcagGGGACAAAACAAATGGAAGAAGCAGCATGATGATGTCTGGATATTCTTCTCcagcagagacaggaagtgaaatGCAGGCGGCTGGGACAAAGtgaaacaagataaaacaaCAGGAGCTTCTTTCTACGTCGGCCTTTGGGTTTAACTGAAACAGGTTCCTCTTTGGCTGCGTTGTGCAGGAACAATGTCGCTTCACTGCAGCTCTAACACAAAACCAGACAATCTGATCAGCACATCTGTTTTCCACTCCTGACATGGTGCTGGAGTAAAGGTCAGGATGGTACTGAGATCCAGCCTCGCAGGCCAACAGTGCACACTGAGGAAACAGAGGAAGAGTGTCTCACTTCTTCTGACTGAGGGATTGTAGACTCATCCTGTTTGGCATGAAGGAAATGGCAgattagaaataaacaaatgaccTTAAAACTGCAAATAGCTGAACTGAAAAAGGTCTACTGGTAAGTCAGAGAAGTAGGAGCCGTTGTTGAAAGACACCCTAAGAGTGTATTCTGCTAGTATACGCAGCTATTTTACTaatgttttttgacattagtattctgctaatgtaaaaaaagagaacaatttCCCAATTGCACcgtttcctttaaataagaaacacaatttaaaaatcacatatgaagaagtttgttcatgtggtaagtcattaaaaaacatgctgcaccatcatcctccaacttcAACTAGTGTGTTATATGGGTAAGTGGACAATATGTCAATATGTTTTCGACACAGATCAAAAGGTAATAACTAAGCTtttacaaaatctaaaaaaaaaaaaaacatacttcaaattattaaaaaatttaacattaacaagCGCTAATCTATTTTTCTGACTTGTCTAAAAGATTTACA
The genomic region above belongs to Xiphophorus maculatus strain JP 163 A chromosome 1, X_maculatus-5.0-male, whole genome shotgun sequence and contains:
- the e2f1 gene encoding transcription factor E2F1, which encodes MSETLITGQTSEDLLADFETLLNSGTIDLGEEHQIVIITSPGNEGLHPAVAPTSTGEILLFATPQGPADVGIQDKRRPVLGRPPVKRKLDLDSDHQYVSTTRPATGQVPPSTPAPPRVPRSSTEKSRYDTSLNLTTKRFLNLLSQSADGVVDLNWASQVLDVQKRRIYDITNVLEGIQLISKKSKNNIQWLGNRMDASLVSRHKELQREVCDLTEAEEQLDELISKCTLQLRLLTEEPQNKKLGYVRCQDLRQSFDSPDQLVMVVRAPPETQMQVTEPSEGYQVSLRSTQGPIDVFLCPEDSSGVCSPVTGGSPSQSTSDPSHAPLPTPPAEPPPPSARSGAAALDDGVSSPASTLSTVTAASQQEASPLVLGGDAESLLGGDLFSSLGDIDHFDLSPLSSSDLLNGEGLPLPLDSFINLSPPYRHDYHFGLEDHEGISELFDCDFDDLSHVLGDG